The following are encoded together in the Adhaeribacter arboris genome:
- a CDS encoding serine hydrolase domain-containing protein, with translation MKRLVLGLIWSQIFFLATSFFNQLRAQSLAQPLQAHIDSLFIPWNTTKTPGAVIAVIQDGQVLYQRAYGMADVAKKEALTINHSFWVASMAKQFTAMSVALLEEQGKLCASDDIRKYLPELPDLGKTIRLHHLVHHTSGLRDGFTLVGLTFKGEKHYTNANVLAAMARQNNLNFNPGERYEYLNGGYVLLAEIVARVSGMSFYDFTQRAIFQPLGMAHTRFSGNLKETIPGLAKGYGVNYKNGKVRYRRSEFKGNTVGSSGLITTLEDLMKWNENFYNNKLGKGSPTFINKILTPATLNNGQWSKYAYGLEIAPYKEFLATSHSGSDPGYTAEMVRFPEQRVTVICLANTNDMYSLTPKLFSVGETVIKAKVIAKVAIDKPVTNSDLSALAGYYVNLANNQDVRIITQEKDKLYAATSLYGYKAPLTPLGAQDFQNQGLKEYELRFISAEDGQINTLHHLPIREDGYTLQKINPVHLTKSQLKTYSGKYYSPELKKTYHLVVRKGKLGLRLFGILFIPFQPMEGNRFLADLQGNNCLIFNTNDAGVPVGFTFNREAITNLTFTRKK, from the coding sequence ATGAAACGCTTAGTATTAGGGCTAATCTGGAGTCAAATCTTCTTCTTAGCGACCAGCTTTTTTAACCAACTTAGGGCGCAATCCTTAGCCCAACCACTACAGGCACATATTGATTCTCTTTTTATTCCCTGGAATACAACTAAAACGCCAGGAGCAGTAATAGCTGTCATCCAAGATGGCCAAGTATTATACCAACGAGCCTACGGCATGGCCGACGTAGCGAAAAAAGAAGCTCTCACCATTAACCATTCTTTTTGGGTAGCCTCAATGGCAAAGCAATTTACCGCCATGAGTGTGGCTTTATTAGAAGAACAAGGAAAATTATGCGCTTCCGATGATATCCGTAAATACCTGCCGGAATTACCTGATTTAGGCAAAACCATCCGCCTACACCACCTGGTACACCATACCAGCGGCTTGCGCGATGGCTTTACTTTGGTAGGATTAACTTTTAAAGGCGAAAAACATTATACCAACGCAAATGTACTGGCGGCTATGGCCCGGCAAAATAATTTAAATTTTAACCCCGGTGAGCGGTACGAATACCTGAATGGCGGGTATGTTTTGTTGGCTGAAATTGTAGCCCGGGTAAGTGGCATGAGTTTCTATGATTTTACGCAACGCGCCATTTTTCAGCCTTTAGGTATGGCACACACCCGGTTCTCCGGTAATTTAAAGGAAACTATTCCGGGCTTAGCCAAAGGATACGGCGTTAATTATAAAAACGGTAAGGTTCGGTATCGCCGGAGTGAGTTTAAAGGCAATACCGTTGGCTCCAGCGGTTTAATTACGACGTTGGAGGATTTAATGAAATGGAACGAAAACTTTTATAACAATAAACTGGGTAAAGGTAGTCCGACATTCATAAATAAAATTCTAACTCCGGCTACTTTAAATAATGGCCAGTGGAGCAAGTATGCCTACGGTCTGGAAATAGCGCCTTACAAAGAATTTCTGGCTACCAGCCACAGCGGTAGCGATCCGGGTTATACCGCCGAAATGGTCCGGTTTCCGGAACAACGCGTAACCGTAATATGTCTGGCAAATACCAACGACATGTATAGCCTTACCCCCAAATTATTTAGCGTGGGCGAAACTGTTATTAAAGCTAAAGTAATTGCTAAAGTAGCAATCGATAAGCCTGTCACCAATAGTGACTTAAGTGCGTTAGCGGGATATTATGTAAACCTAGCTAATAATCAGGATGTAAGAATAATTACTCAAGAAAAAGACAAGCTGTATGCGGCTACTTCCCTCTATGGTTACAAAGCTCCTTTAACGCCATTAGGCGCACAGGATTTTCAGAATCAAGGCTTAAAAGAATATGAACTCCGCTTTATCAGTGCCGAAGATGGCCAAATAAATACTTTGCACCACCTACCCATTCGGGAAGATGGCTATACTTTGCAGAAAATCAACCCGGTTCATTTAACTAAATCGCAACTAAAAACTTATTCGGGAAAATATTACAGTCCGGAATTAAAGAAAACTTACCATTTGGTAGTACGAAAAGGAAAGTTGGGTCTTCGTTTATTTGGGATACTATTTATTCCTTTTCAACCTATGGAAGGCAACCGTTTTCTGGCGGACTTACAAGGCAACAACTGCCTGATCTTTAACACGAACGATGCCGGAGTTCCGGTAGGTTTTACCTTCAACCGGGAAGCTATTACCAACCTCACCTTTACCCGGAAGAAATAA
- a CDS encoding LytR/AlgR family response regulator transcription factor, giving the protein MSAESIPSRSLPVYYDKWIQIIGIPVITAFAYYLTYDDIKLNRWFVYEVLSDAFKIFLVWQAVRAVIIRLDKNYSWHKHLIFRLIIQIISTCVVGILTLSFLVLLEYRFIRPYQIEHFWSFDVIIALIFLLFINGIYIGLYFYDSYLQSQTEKYKLVQELQQETTGNHEHLLVRIGKREIRVPYSEISCAYSEAKETYLLTIDNKTYLLDSSLDRLEEQLPASVFFRANRKFILTVHLVQSYTTETHGKLTVQLISHPKLPENFTISRDKAPAFRRWLKR; this is encoded by the coding sequence ATGTCTGCTGAGTCAATTCCATCACGCTCCCTTCCGGTATACTACGATAAATGGATCCAAATAATTGGCATTCCCGTCATCACGGCTTTTGCTTATTATCTCACCTACGATGATATTAAATTAAACCGGTGGTTTGTGTACGAAGTGTTAAGCGACGCTTTTAAGATTTTTCTGGTATGGCAGGCAGTAAGAGCTGTAATAATCCGGTTAGATAAAAATTATTCCTGGCACAAACACTTAATTTTCCGGCTGATTATTCAAATTATAAGTACTTGTGTCGTAGGAATTTTAACCCTTAGTTTTCTAGTTCTGCTGGAATATCGTTTCATCCGGCCTTACCAAATAGAGCATTTCTGGAGCTTTGATGTAATAATTGCCCTAATTTTTTTATTATTTATTAACGGTATTTACATCGGCTTATACTTCTACGACTCTTACTTGCAAAGCCAAACCGAGAAATATAAATTAGTGCAAGAGTTGCAGCAGGAAACAACCGGCAACCACGAACATTTACTGGTAAGAATAGGGAAAAGAGAAATTCGGGTACCTTATTCCGAAATAAGTTGCGCTTATTCCGAAGCGAAAGAAACGTACTTATTAACCATCGACAATAAAACGTACCTGCTGGATTCCTCCCTGGATCGCTTGGAAGAACAACTACCCGCAAGTGTATTTTTCCGGGCAAACCGCAAGTTTATTCTCACCGTCCATCTCGTACAAAGCTATACCACCGAAACGCACGGCAAACTTACAGTGCAACTTATTTCCCATCCAAAATTGCCCGAAAACTTTACCATCAGCCGCGACAAAGCACCGGCGTTTCGGCGTTGGCTGAAACGTTAA
- a CDS encoding tail fiber domain-containing protein: MKKSLLLLVLSATCFVTSESWAQQNWVEGGNNLTGVGRIGSNTNNSVIFETNNLERARVTAAGLWGFGTEEPNAKVHINSSLEQIPFRVQIQNTTKLLVYKNGGVSIGTFVNPPTNGLYVEGRVGLGASLPSAKLHIKHNSTRSAPHLFLYEDDSDYVRINFGNTNTTNYFALAALPAASNAAAKLNFRYSNTDDILTVQGNEKVGINNNNPQADLHVRHGLGSGTTNGLRLHNAGPNNENWNLYVLNTTGALELYQNGEFRGSFDDVSGVYTAASDIKMKKDIQKSDAVLPKVLQLGVKKYHFQKNVSTDTKYYGMIAQEVEKIFPEVVHHRQADDGTEHYTLDYSAFGVLAVKAIQEQQQTIASLTDRIARLEAAIGTNNVSGLKDIDLAGVSLEQNQPNPFNQVTTFRYTLPVGTNGMLKIYEASSGTLVKTLPAPAIGQVQVNANDFKAGTYVYTLVVNGKVAASKQMLIVQ; this comes from the coding sequence ATGAAAAAAAGTTTACTTCTGCTGGTGCTTAGTGCCACTTGCTTCGTTACCAGTGAATCGTGGGCCCAACAAAACTGGGTAGAGGGAGGTAATAACCTTACTGGGGTAGGCCGAATAGGATCGAACACCAATAACTCGGTTATTTTTGAAACAAATAATTTAGAACGCGCCCGGGTTACGGCTGCTGGTTTGTGGGGTTTTGGCACAGAAGAACCTAACGCGAAAGTTCACATTAACAGCAGCCTGGAGCAAATTCCTTTTCGAGTACAAATTCAAAACACGACTAAATTGCTGGTATACAAAAATGGCGGGGTTTCTATCGGTACCTTCGTTAATCCACCCACCAATGGTTTGTACGTAGAGGGTCGGGTAGGGCTGGGAGCTTCTCTTCCGTCGGCTAAACTGCACATTAAACACAACAGTACCCGGAGTGCGCCGCATTTGTTCTTGTACGAAGATGATTCGGATTATGTTAGAATAAACTTTGGCAATACCAATACCACCAATTACTTTGCTCTAGCTGCTTTACCGGCGGCGTCTAATGCGGCAGCTAAACTCAATTTTCGCTACAGTAATACCGACGATATTTTAACTGTTCAGGGCAATGAAAAAGTGGGGATAAACAATAACAATCCGCAAGCTGACTTGCATGTAAGGCACGGGCTTGGTTCCGGAACTACTAATGGTTTAAGATTGCATAACGCTGGCCCAAATAATGAAAACTGGAATTTATACGTATTAAACACCACCGGAGCCTTAGAACTTTACCAAAACGGCGAGTTCAGGGGCTCTTTCGACGATGTTTCCGGGGTTTACACCGCTGCCTCGGACATAAAAATGAAAAAAGATATTCAAAAATCAGATGCTGTTTTACCTAAAGTGCTGCAACTTGGGGTGAAGAAATACCATTTCCAGAAGAATGTTTCTACGGATACTAAATATTACGGCATGATTGCCCAGGAAGTAGAAAAGATTTTCCCGGAAGTGGTGCACCACCGCCAAGCGGACGACGGTACCGAACATTATACCCTGGATTACAGCGCTTTTGGAGTACTCGCGGTGAAAGCAATTCAAGAACAACAGCAAACAATTGCTTCCTTAACCGACCGAATTGCTAGATTAGAAGCTGCCATTGGCACTAATAATGTTTCCGGTTTAAAAGATATCGATTTAGCTGGAGTATCGCTGGAGCAAAACCAACCTAATCCTTTTAATCAAGTTACTACTTTCCGGTACACCTTACCGGTAGGTACCAATGGAATGCTTAAAATTTACGAGGCTTCTTCCGGTACTTTAGTAAAAACATTACCTGCTCCGGCTATCGGTCAGGTTCAGGTAAACGCTAATGATTTTAAGGCGGGAACTTACGTGTATACTTTAGTAGTAAACGGAAAAGTAGCTGCTTCCAAACAAATGTTGATTGTGCAATAA
- a CDS encoding head GIN domain-containing protein has translation MKKKVTIKQNILSWGTWVIAGFTLAACTDHGAFCIKGEGDVTSRTLQLQPFQEIDVNGDFEVYVTQGSPQKIEVKGEPNILDELNTQVQNGKWKIKFDDCIRRSKTVKVYLTMPEVNSLYLNGSGQISGQNKLTATDFSVVVNGSGKIEADLAATKVITQIMGSGEIELAGTAKQQTIHIAGSGKVKSYDLTAEDVSVQVAGSGKTQVMASKTLDVDLAGSGTVYYRGNPTVNTRISGSGKVIHE, from the coding sequence ATGAAAAAGAAAGTAACCATTAAACAAAATATTCTCTCTTGGGGAACCTGGGTCATTGCCGGGTTCACTTTAGCCGCCTGTACCGACCACGGAGCTTTTTGTATCAAAGGGGAAGGCGATGTAACCAGCCGCACGCTTCAACTGCAGCCTTTCCAAGAAATTGACGTGAACGGGGATTTTGAGGTCTACGTCACCCAAGGCTCCCCCCAAAAAATAGAAGTTAAAGGAGAACCAAACATTCTGGATGAATTAAATACCCAAGTACAGAACGGCAAATGGAAAATAAAATTCGACGACTGTATCCGGCGGAGTAAAACCGTAAAAGTGTACTTGACAATGCCCGAAGTAAATTCATTGTACCTGAATGGTTCCGGGCAGATAAGCGGGCAAAATAAATTAACAGCTACCGACTTTTCAGTAGTTGTAAACGGTTCGGGAAAAATTGAAGCTGATTTAGCGGCCACCAAAGTAATTACCCAAATAATGGGGTCCGGCGAAATAGAACTAGCCGGTACGGCCAAACAGCAAACCATACATATCGCGGGTTCAGGAAAAGTAAAATCCTACGACTTAACTGCTGAAGACGTAAGTGTTCAAGTAGCTGGCTCCGGTAAAACGCAGGTAATGGCCAGTAAAACCTTGGATGTAGATTTAGCGGGTAGCGGCACCGTTTACTATCGTGGTAATCCCACGGTAAATACCCGGATAAGTGGTTCCGGCAAAGTAATTCATGAGTAA
- a CDS encoding Cif family virulence factor encodes MKKSFYLFLHLLITGFYTQAQVKVQEVINAERSFAKMAITQDTRAAFLANMSENSLLENKGKLEKGRPIYQNLPPDTTGKLIWDPAVASISASGDLGYTSGPYKYQVKGKDVAFGDFATVWEKQPDGQWKFVIDLGNSHASTATTWKLNDVKTIAPALVKSRKKEEADLIKIDQNLAAKIQPGSAAGYQEVLHPEARILRRGKAPYISEVEKQALFAENTNLKFTPEGFKLAAAQDLGVVYGSCFVVRSDAGANAEQKGVYMHVWRKDPVKGWQLLHESISVHPPAPSGEQKPSN; translated from the coding sequence ATGAAAAAGTCTTTTTACTTGTTCTTACATTTATTAATCACTGGTTTTTATACCCAGGCTCAGGTAAAGGTACAGGAAGTAATTAACGCGGAAAGATCTTTTGCTAAAATGGCCATTACGCAAGATACCAGGGCTGCTTTTTTAGCGAATATGTCGGAAAATTCTTTGCTGGAGAATAAGGGTAAATTAGAAAAAGGCCGGCCTATTTATCAAAACTTACCGCCGGATACTACCGGTAAGTTAATTTGGGATCCGGCGGTAGCTAGTATTTCTGCTTCCGGAGATTTAGGCTATACCTCTGGTCCTTACAAATACCAAGTAAAGGGAAAAGATGTGGCTTTCGGCGATTTTGCTACGGTATGGGAAAAACAACCCGACGGGCAATGGAAATTTGTTATTGATTTAGGTAATTCCCATGCTTCTACGGCAACCACCTGGAAACTAAATGACGTAAAAACCATTGCTCCGGCTCTGGTTAAAAGCCGGAAAAAAGAAGAAGCTGATTTAATAAAAATAGATCAAAACCTGGCCGCCAAAATACAACCGGGTTCAGCGGCGGGTTACCAAGAGGTATTGCATCCCGAAGCCCGGATCTTACGCCGGGGTAAAGCGCCTTACATTTCAGAAGTTGAAAAGCAGGCTTTATTCGCCGAAAATACGAACCTGAAATTTACTCCGGAAGGGTTCAAACTAGCGGCTGCCCAGGATTTAGGAGTGGTGTATGGCTCCTGTTTCGTTGTTAGATCGGACGCTGGTGCTAACGCGGAACAAAAAGGAGTTTACATGCACGTCTGGCGGAAAGATCCCGTTAAAGGCTGGCAATTATTACATGAAAGCATCAGTGTTCACCCACCCGCTCCTTCCGGCGAACAGAAACCGAGCAACTAA